In Mytilus edulis chromosome 4, xbMytEdul2.2, whole genome shotgun sequence, the following proteins share a genomic window:
- the LOC139519360 gene encoding ceramide glucosyltransferase-B-like produces the protein MIAYKDNSEKVSGGAKSFSSKVMSVLLFQCIGVPAVTLIFAWLCMYFGLSDTYSYFPEVATKKLYDIDSNIGIQSQFWSIANVSRISAMYWFDEQTWSYITFILAILPLIVYAVAIVVISICHIGGHFHFHKKEEPLLSHDSLPGVSIVKPLMGVDDLLVENLESHFSLNYPKFELLLCTQTDDDEAIPVVNKLRKKYPQVDCTLFTGGGPGCVNPMVNNMAPGYWNAKYDFIWVSTSRIKASSDIIMDMSCKLQKPDVALVHQMPFYTDLPGFAGTIDKVHFGCIIGRCYPAFNFLGLCCCTGMSYLFKKPVLEECQPQGGLIYFGKYLAEDFFLCTLLHEKGYKLVMSAYPAQQNIPSSSVCFYKDRMVRWLRLRLNMMTFTSGVLEPLGDMIPLGILVSLSVNHFFSISVTYFLLFHFTLCLTSDYILLKRYQNGPLIFSKWKFVFCWFVTELMRTVTYFEAIWRPQTIFWGTKQFRVRLGGVTEVVRDTEKTKS, from the exons ATGATTGCTTATAAGGACAACAGTGAAAAGGTTTCAGGAGGTGCCAAGTCGTTTAGTAGTAAAG tgATGTCCGTTTTGTTATTCCAGTGTATAGGAGTACCTGCTGTTACTCTGATATTTGCCTGGTTGTGTATGTACTTTGGACTTTCTGATACCTATAGTTACTTCCCTGAGGTAGCTACAAAGAAATTGTATGATATAGACAGCAACATTGGTATACAGTCACAGTTCTGGAGTATAGCTAATGTTTCTCGTATCTCTGCT ATGTATTGGTTTGACGAACAGACATGGTCCTATATAACCTTTATTTTGGCCATCTTGCCATTGATAGTGTATGCAGTTGCCATTGTAGTTATATCAATATGTCATATAGGAGG GCATTTCCATTTCCATAAGAAGGAGGAGCCATTATTGTCACATGATTCTTTACCAGGGGTATCAATAGTTAAACCATTAATGGGAGTTGATGATTTACTGGTAGAAAACTTAGAAAGTCATTTCAGTCTTAATTATCCAAAG TTTGAGTTGTTACTGTGTACACAGACAGATGATGATGAAGCTATACCTGTTGTAAATAAACTAAGGAAGAAATATCCACAGGTCGATTGTACATTGTTCACAG GTGGAGGTCCAGGCTGTGTAAATCCCATGGTCAACAATATGGCACCTGGTTACTGGAATGCTAAATATGATTTTATCTGGGTCAGTACCAGTAGAATTAAAG ccTCGTCGGATATAATCATGGATATGTCCTGCAAACTTCAGAAACCAGATGTAGCCTTAGTCCATCAGATGCCATTTTATACAGACTTACCAGGATTTGCTGGAACTATTGACAAG GTACATTTTGGTTGTATAATAGGTCGCTGTTATCCAGCGTTTAATTTCTTAGGCCTTTGCTGTTGTACAGGGATGTCATACTTGTTTAAGAAGCCTGTGCTGGAGGAATGTCAGCCTCAAGGGGGACTGATCTACTTTGGAAAATATTTAGCTGAAGATTTCTTTTTATGTACATTATTACATGAAAA AGGCTACAAGTTAGTAATGTCAGCTTACCCAGCTCAACAGAATATTCCCTCATCATCTGTTTGTTTCTACAAGGATAGAATGGTCAG aTGGCTGAGGTTACGCCTTAACATGATGACATTTACAAGTGGTGTTCTAGAACCGTTAGGTGACATGATTCCTTTAGGAATTCTAGTTAGTCTAAGTGTCAATCATTTCTTCAGCATTAGTGTAACTTATTTCCTGCTGTTCCATTTCACTTTATGCCTCACATCAGATTATATACTACTTAAACGGTACCAG aatggtccacttatattttcaaaatggaaGTTTGTGTTCTGTTGGTTTGTTACTGAACTTATGAGAACTGTAACCTATTTTGAGGCTATTTGGCGGCCTCAGACAATATTTTGGGGTACAAAACAATTTAGGGTACGTCTAGGAGGAGTTACTGAAGTAGTGCGAGATACTGAGAAGACTAAATCATAG